A single genomic interval of Aedes aegypti strain LVP_AGWG chromosome 1, AaegL5.0 Primary Assembly, whole genome shotgun sequence harbors:
- the LOC5577634 gene encoding probable E3 ubiquitin-protein ligase MGRN1 produces MGALASRQNATVEEADVTANHQYKYPPRSGNYFGTHFIMGGERFDTPQPEAYLFGENADLNFLGCKPTPFPYPPPQATEPTKTLKSLVNIRKESVRFVKASDCNAKIHGDGTKTNAYNIEFVFDADARCAITVYYFCIEEILSSGVTYIPRDSSISSETFRFKRGVNQVFSAPSHVFNPALFSEDDLSYNSEKDTFPVVIHCVVDEGTEDCRQSHTTICVVDHHSDGTYALRALKQKIYVDGLCYLLQEIYGIENKLVNKSIGDEDTDDNGSECVICMCDTRDTLILPCRHLCLCNSCADSLRYQANNCPICRAPFRALLQIRAVQKSTTGTTVTTVQSSQDATDNIPSGYIPVSLIEALNGPITSSVKPSNTTDTTNSADGNNDTNLTNQTADKQETGKNSSKDMDTSGSREKLNQNAVDFRMSVLLSKEDGSVTCVTKELLTKHSPLMQRAPVSRDKNPREKGTLRIQASQPLVKEPLTVLDRESVQLVNEKTQLPNVTEIDDDSEAEKLSPLLQKVDRDGPQENCDTYEKMPSILRMDETENLDSRSQKSVAVLAAAEDSDYYTPEDPHTTILSPLKGEEKLDGMKKLSTPLTMLKEASQSSLPDSPISGNSHTSTRSSGDSYSSSSSTRQLLSSVTANDTPTHVTVNVDSSAEGHVKHEIKIGTNAKMDCIDSD; encoded by the exons ATGGGTGCTCTGGCCAGCAGGCAGAATGCAACCGTGGAAGAGGCTGATGTTACTGCTAACCATCAGTACAAGTATCCTCCTCGGTCAG GTAATTATTTCGGTACTCACTTCATAATGGGAGGCGAGCGGTTCGACACTCCTCAGCCAGAGGCGTATCTTTTCGGTGAGAATGCTGACCTGAACTTCCTGGGATGTAAACCGACTCCG TTTCCCTATCCACCACCACAGGCGACAGAGCCAACAAAAACACTAAAAAGTTTAGTCAATATACGCAAGGAGTCGGTGCGCTTCGTGAAGGCCTCGGATTGCAATGCTAAAATCCACGGCGATGGAACCAAAACCAATGCGTACAACATTGAGTTCGTGTTCGACGCGGACGCCCGTTGCGCCATCACCGTCTACTACTTTtgtattgaagaaattttgagctCTGGAGTAACCTACATACCTCGGGATTCGTCCATTTCGTCCGAAACATTCCGCTTCAAGCGAGGAGTGAATCAGGTGTTCTCCGCTCCGTCACATGTTTTCAATCCGGCACTGTTTTCGGAGGACGACCTCTCGTACAACTCCGAGAAGGACACATTCCCTGTGGTAATTCACTGCGTAGTCGACGAGGGCACCGAGGATTGCCGTCAAAGTCACACCACGATCTGCGTGGTGGATCACCATTCGGACGGAACTTACGCTCTGCGGGCCTTGAAGCAGAAGATCTACGTCGACGGTCTGTGTTACTTACTGCAGGAGATCTACGGCATCGAGAACAAGCTGGTCAACAAATCGATCGGCGACGAAGACACAGACGATAATGGGAGCGAATGCGTCATCTGTATGTGCGACACACGTGACACGCTGATCTTGCCCTGTCGACATTTGTGCTTGTGCAATTCCTGTGCCGATTCCTTGCGATATCAGGCCAACAACTGTCCGATCTGTCGAGCGCCGTTCCGTGCGCTGTTGCAGATTCGAGCGGTGCAGAAGAGCACTACGGGAACGACGGTTACGACCGTGCAGAGCTCGCAAGAT GCAACAGATAACATTCCTTCGGGATACATCCCCGTGTCGCTGATTGAAGCGCTTAATGGTCCAATAACTAGCTCGGTGAAGCCATCGAACACAACTGACACCACAAACTCTGCAGATGGCAACAATGACACTAACTTAACTAATCAG ACTGCCGATAAGCAAGAAACCGGCAAGAATTCGTCCAAGGACATGGACACGAGTGGATCGCGTGAGAAACTGAACCAGAATGCCGTCGATTTCCGCATGTCGGTGCTCCTGTCCAAAGAGGACGGATCGGTGACTTGCGTCACGAAGGAGCTCCTCACCAAGCATTCGCCCTTGATGCAGCGAGCTCCGGTCAGCCGTGATAAGAATCCACGCGAAAAGGGCACACTCCGGATCCAGGCCAGCCAGCCGCTGGTCAAAGAACCTCTGACCGTGCTCGATCGCGAATCCGTACAGTTGGTGAACGAGAAAACCCAGCTTCCCAATGTGACCGAAATCGACGACGATAGTGAGGCGGAGAAGTTGTCCCCTTTGCTGCAGAAAGTGGACCGCGATGGACCCCAAGAGAACTGTGATACGTACGAGAAGATGCCCAGCATTTTGCGAATGGACGAAACGGAAAACCTGGACTCCCGTAGTCAGAAGTCGGTTGCCGTCCTCGCTGCGGCCGAAGACTCCGACTACTACACCCCCGAGGATCCCCACACCACAATTCTCAGTCCACTCAAAGGGGAAGAAAAGCTCGACGGCATGAAGAAACTGTCCACTCCGTTGACCATGCTGAAGGAAGCGTCCCAAAGCTCCCTCCCGGACAGTCCCATAAGTGGCAATTCGCATACTTCCACTCGCAGCTCCGGTGATAGTTACTCGTCAAGTTCGAGTACCCGGCAGTTGCTCTCGTCTGTTACGGCCAACGATACGCCCACTCATGTAACGGTCAACGTCGACTCTTCGGCGGAGGGACACGTCAAACACGAAATCAAAATTGGCACCAACGCCAAAATGGATTGCATCGATAGCGACTGA